The following coding sequences lie in one Peromyscus maniculatus bairdii isolate BWxNUB_F1_BW_parent chromosome 3, HU_Pman_BW_mat_3.1, whole genome shotgun sequence genomic window:
- the LOC102922031 gene encoding large ribosomal subunit protein eL39-like yields MSSHKTFRIKRFLAKKQKQNRPIPQWIRMKTGNKIKYNSKRRHWRRTKLGL; encoded by the coding sequence ATGTCTTCTCACAAGACTTTCAGAATCAAGCGATTCCTggccaagaaacaaaagcaaaatcgtCCTATTCCTCAGTGGATTCGGATGAAAACTGGTAACAAAATAAAGTACAACTCCAAGAGAAGACACTGGAGGAGAACAAAGCTGGGTCTGTAA